The DNA window AAAAGTTGGCCCATCAGAAACCAATCTGGCTAAAGTGAAAGAATATATGTTGAAAAAATACAAAGAGAACATAAAAGAAAATAGCTATTGGGCAGGTTGTATTGATGAATATCTTTACACCGGATTAGACATGGACGCTAATTATGAAGCTATTGTTAACAAAATAACAATAAGTGATCTTCAGAAATTTGCAAAGAGTATGTTCAGCCAAAAAAATCAGGTTGAAGTAACAATGACTTCTCCTGAAGCTAAATAATAAAACAACAGAAAGTAAGAAAAGACCTTTATAGAAGGTTTTTTCTTACTTTTATCTTAAGTTCAAATACATATCTGTTTATGCTTTTAAAAGAATTACGAAAACACACTAAATTAGCCGCCAAACGGCATCCCATGTTCGAAAAGAATAAATTCGGGAAATTCTATATCTACTTTATGATGCTATTCTGGGCCGGATATTTTATTTTCTTTGGTATTGTCTTCGGACTTGGTTTTGCAGATATATTTCCAACCATGGAGCCATATCATATAATGAATAAAGGGTTATTCATTATCCTTGCTATCGACTTTCTTTTTCGCTTCGCTTTTCAAAAAACTCCTACTCAGGAAATAAAACCTTATCTATTATTACCGATAAAGAAGAACAAGCTACTCAATATTCTTCTTTTAAAATCGGCAACAAACTCATACAATGCCTTCTGGTTATTTATGATTGTTCCTTTTGCATTCATTACTGTTACTAAATATTTTGGAATAACGGGAGTCATTACCTATAGTCTGGGATTTTATCTATTAATGATTCTCAATAATTACTGGTACCAAATGTGCCGCACTTTAATCAATGAAAAAACTTATTTCGTAATTATACCTATCGTATTTTACGGGCTTCTTTTAACGCTAGAACTTACCTTAGGCAATCCGGTGAGCAAATTCACTATGGAGGTAGGTGAATTATTTATCAAAGGAAATCTGCTTAGTTTCCTTGGTGTACTAATTATTTCAGCTGGTTTGGGTTGGATAAACCGCACTATCATGACCAGAAATCTGTATGCCGAACTTGCCAAAACAAATGACACTAAAATAAAACATGTTTCAGAATATAAATTTCTGGAGCAATACGGTGAAGTTGGAGAATACTTGCGCTTAGAGCTTAAGCTATTATTCAGAAATAAAAGGAGTAAATCCATGTTCCGAATGGGATGTTTCCTTATTATTATGCTTACAGCAATGCTCTTCACACCATCCTATGAAGGTCCGATTGGCAAAAGTTTTGTAGGGATCTACAATTTTGCCATCTTAGGAATCCTGATGCTCACACAAATAATGAGTTTCGAAGGCAACTACCTTGATGGACTAATGAGTCGCAAAGAGTCTATCTATAATCTGCTTAGAGCCAAATACTATTTTTACAGTTTTGCTGTGATAGTTCCCTTTATTCTAATGATTCCTGTGATAATAATGGGGAAAATAACACTATTAATGGCTATATCTTACAGTTTCTTTACTACCGGATTTATCTATTTCATTATCCTTCAATTAGCTGTTTACAACAATAAAACAACGCCATTGAACGAAAGTCTGGTAGGCAGGCAATCTACCGGAACCG is part of the uncultured Bacteroides sp. genome and encodes:
- a CDS encoding DUF5687 family protein, which codes for MLLKELRKHTKLAAKRHPMFEKNKFGKFYIYFMMLFWAGYFIFFGIVFGLGFADIFPTMEPYHIMNKGLFIILAIDFLFRFAFQKTPTQEIKPYLLLPIKKNKLLNILLLKSATNSYNAFWLFMIVPFAFITVTKYFGITGVITYSLGFYLLMILNNYWYQMCRTLINEKTYFVIIPIVFYGLLLTLELTLGNPVSKFTMEVGELFIKGNLLSFLGVLIISAGLGWINRTIMTRNLYAELAKTNDTKIKHVSEYKFLEQYGEVGEYLRLELKLLFRNKRSKSMFRMGCFLIIMLTAMLFTPSYEGPIGKSFVGIYNFAILGILMLTQIMSFEGNYLDGLMSRKESIYNLLRAKYYFYSFAVIVPFILMIPVIIMGKITLLMAISYSFFTTGFIYFIILQLAVYNNKTTPLNESLVGRQSTGTGFQSLISLMSFGVPMLVINLLRIAFGEIISQLVLLAIGLALTFTSNYWIMNIYKRFMKRRYKNMEGFRDTK